The following proteins come from a genomic window of Flavobacterium crocinum:
- a CDS encoding porin family protein encodes MKLQANFLCALTLFLAATFGTLHAQDNNVNTEFGVKGGFNMSNLIDSGDDVNDKNVLYGFNAGFYATLPVSDFVAIQPELLFTTKGAELEYNNVIEGNAKFRLNYIELPLLVRVNITKNFNLQAGGYASYLVSSKVTGDGDIAFDEAIDTDDLNKFDAGIAAGVGVDFDPISLGVRYNYGLTTVGKERSIGGTTYTFPDVRNSNLTLYLSYKLN; translated from the coding sequence ATGAAATTACAAGCCAATTTTTTATGCGCCTTAACACTTTTTTTAGCAGCAACATTTGGAACGCTGCACGCTCAGGACAATAATGTAAATACCGAATTCGGTGTAAAAGGAGGATTCAACATGTCAAACCTAATTGATAGCGGAGATGATGTTAATGACAAAAACGTTTTGTACGGTTTTAATGCAGGATTTTATGCTACCCTTCCCGTTTCAGATTTTGTAGCGATTCAACCAGAACTTTTATTCACTACGAAAGGAGCTGAATTAGAATACAACAATGTCATAGAAGGAAATGCAAAATTTAGATTAAACTATATTGAACTTCCTCTTTTAGTAAGAGTAAATATTACTAAAAACTTTAATCTACAAGCAGGTGGATATGCATCATATTTAGTAAGCTCTAAAGTTACTGGAGATGGGGATATCGCATTTGATGAAGCTATTGACACAGATGATCTTAACAAATTTGATGCTGGTATAGCTGCAGGTGTTGGAGTTGATTTCGATCCAATTAGCCTTGGTGTACGCTATAACTATGGCTTAACAACAGTCGGTAAAGAAAGATCTATTGGAGGAACAACCTATACATTTCCAGATGTTAGAAACAGCAATTTGACTTTATACCTTTCGTATAAACTGAATTAA
- a CDS encoding DUF4142 domain-containing protein — protein sequence MKAIPPLKASVLKVFFLFVLVLCMTSCRKINPIENSLKNQAFVITEKEETETYFFISTANASKSIISKSQIAQQKSSDAIVQELGKRIENQENQILDEISKMAAMKLIVITEINATHKRDLYNLIDAKGSEFNDVYLNAMKDALGNQIELFETISRETNDKQILELVLRYLPEQYKLLRETERIRKQNV from the coding sequence ATGAAAGCAATTCCCCCCTTAAAAGCTTCTGTTTTAAAAGTCTTTTTCTTGTTCGTATTAGTATTATGCATGACGTCATGCAGAAAGATTAATCCGATAGAAAATTCTTTAAAGAATCAGGCTTTTGTGATAACAGAAAAAGAAGAGACAGAAACCTATTTCTTTATTTCGACGGCAAATGCGAGTAAATCAATTATTTCTAAAAGTCAAATTGCACAACAAAAAAGTTCAGACGCTATCGTTCAGGAATTAGGAAAAAGAATCGAGAATCAGGAAAATCAGATTTTGGACGAAATATCAAAAATGGCCGCCATGAAGCTCATTGTCATTACTGAAATAAATGCCACACACAAAAGAGACCTGTACAACCTCATTGATGCAAAAGGCAGCGAATTTAACGATGTCTACTTAAACGCCATGAAAGACGCTTTAGGCAACCAGATTGAATTATTTGAAACCATTTCCAGAGAAACAAACGATAAACAGATTCTGGAACTAGTCCTGAGATATTTGCCTGAACAATACAAGCTCTTAAGAGAGACAGAAAGAATAAGAAAACAAAATGTATAA
- a CDS encoding sensor histidine kinase codes for MKWIPNFNSSNSLRVIFVIAVFILLFLSSIAYKHNQDLNESSKVVMHTYEINIQLERLMSAIKDAETGQRGYIITRNARFLTPYIYSRDKVNTSFITLKKLTADNPQQQENLQKLFKLITQRFVSFENCLKYSDPKTYDKRKLDNHMFGGRILMENIRFKVDEMNDIEKTFLKTRLKIYDSEISLSPLFSISLFLVALCFILLAYRQISRDFERLKIFNKRLLISSGLIAESESIGNFSTWQWDLDSDKIDYSDNQYRLLGHEPNSFVPNKATLLKFVHPDDKETFANYMDGIVERKQLPFVYYKIVRPNHEVRYFKTTAKIVTDQQGSKILLGINFDITDEHLLNIELQERNKELEKSNKELASFNHVASHDLQEPLRKIQTFISRVSDADKAVMSDSAKNYISKIESSAKRMRVLIDDLLLFSRTNTTKKEFIKINLNELLDNAESELAEVIEEKKAVIKTNKLPKLSVIPYQIEQLFINLIGNSLKYSQPGIEPEISITSEKVNSADYPEVLEQSVKKFHKITFTDNGMGFDPQFKETIFILFQRLHSKTDYPGTGIGLAICKKIVENHKGHILADSTLGKGSEFTVFLPD; via the coding sequence ATGAAGTGGATACCAAATTTTAATTCTTCAAACTCTTTGAGAGTTATTTTTGTAATCGCAGTTTTCATTCTGTTATTTCTTTCTTCAATTGCTTATAAGCATAATCAGGACTTGAATGAATCAAGCAAAGTGGTTATGCATACTTATGAAATAAACATTCAGCTCGAACGACTAATGTCGGCGATAAAAGATGCAGAAACGGGCCAGCGAGGTTATATCATAACTCGTAATGCCCGTTTTCTTACTCCTTACATTTATTCGAGAGATAAAGTAAACACTTCTTTTATTACTTTAAAAAAACTGACTGCTGATAATCCGCAGCAACAGGAAAATCTTCAAAAATTATTCAAACTCATCACCCAGCGATTTGTTTCTTTTGAAAACTGTTTAAAATACAGTGATCCTAAAACGTATGACAAAAGAAAACTCGACAATCATATGTTTGGTGGACGAATCTTAATGGAAAACATTCGTTTTAAGGTTGATGAAATGAATGATATCGAAAAAACTTTTCTAAAAACAAGACTTAAAATATACGATTCTGAAATTTCTTTAAGTCCGCTTTTTTCTATTTCATTGTTTCTGGTTGCTTTATGTTTTATTTTATTGGCTTATAGACAAATCAGTCGTGATTTTGAACGCTTAAAAATTTTCAATAAAAGACTTTTAATTTCCAGCGGCTTAATTGCCGAATCGGAAAGCATTGGTAATTTCAGCACCTGGCAATGGGATCTGGATTCGGATAAAATTGATTATTCAGATAATCAATATCGTCTTCTAGGACACGAGCCAAACTCTTTTGTTCCTAATAAAGCGACACTTTTAAAATTTGTTCATCCCGACGATAAAGAAACATTTGCTAATTATATGGACGGAATTGTGGAGAGAAAACAACTTCCGTTTGTTTATTATAAAATTGTCCGTCCTAATCATGAAGTGCGTTATTTTAAAACAACTGCTAAAATTGTAACCGATCAACAGGGAAGTAAAATTTTGCTTGGAATTAATTTTGACATCACAGACGAGCATTTGTTAAATATCGAACTTCAGGAACGAAATAAAGAACTGGAAAAAAGCAATAAAGAGCTGGCTTCTTTCAATCACGTTGCAAGTCACGATTTACAGGAACCGCTTAGAAAAATCCAGACTTTTATCTCGAGAGTTTCAGATGCTGATAAAGCCGTTATGTCTGACAGTGCCAAAAATTACATCAGTAAAATTGAAAGTTCAGCAAAAAGAATGCGTGTTTTGATTGATGATCTTCTTTTATTTTCGAGAACCAATACAACCAAAAAAGAATTCATTAAAATAAACCTGAACGAACTTTTGGACAATGCCGAATCCGAGCTGGCAGAAGTTATCGAAGAAAAGAAAGCGGTTATCAAAACCAATAAGCTTCCTAAACTTTCGGTAATTCCATATCAGATCGAACAACTGTTTATTAATTTAATTGGAAATTCATTAAAATACAGTCAGCCCGGAATTGAACCTGAAATTTCAATTACAAGCGAAAAGGTAAACTCTGCAGATTATCCCGAAGTACTGGAACAATCTGTCAAGAAATTTCACAAAATAACTTTCACCGACAACGGAATGGGATTTGACCCTCAGTTTAAGGAAACTATTTTTATTCTTTTCCAAAGGTTGCATTCTAAAACAGATTATCCCGGAACCGGAATTGGACTGGCAATTTGTAAAAAAATTGTCGAGAATCACAAAGGCCATATTCTTGCTGATAGTACTCTTGGAAAAGGTTCTGAATTCACCGTTTTTCTTCCGGATTAG
- a CDS encoding response regulator translates to MQKNALHILLADDDEDDRLFFKDAFEEIKIQTNVSFVHDGMQLMDHLLNTDNKLPDILFLDLNMPKKTGKECLIEIKKTEHLKDIIIAIYSTSSSEEDIEDTFIQGANIYIKKPSDFNTLKKIINEVVTVNWHYHTSGLNRDNFLLRLK, encoded by the coding sequence ATGCAAAAAAACGCATTACACATTTTATTAGCCGACGATGATGAAGATGACCGTCTTTTCTTCAAAGATGCTTTTGAGGAAATCAAAATTCAGACAAATGTAAGTTTTGTTCATGACGGAATGCAGCTGATGGATCATTTATTAAACACAGACAATAAACTTCCCGATATTTTGTTTCTGGATTTGAACATGCCTAAAAAAACAGGTAAAGAATGTTTGATTGAAATCAAGAAAACAGAGCATTTAAAAGATATAATTATTGCGATCTATTCTACTTCTTCATCTGAAGAAGACATTGAAGATACTTTTATTCAGGGTGCCAATATTTATATCAAAAAACCAAGCGATTTTAATACGCTTAAAAAAATAATTAATGAGGTCGTGACCGTAAACTGGCATTATCATACTTCAGGACTTAACCGTGATAATTTCTTGCTGCGACTAAAATAA
- a CDS encoding helix-turn-helix domain-containing protein: protein MKLFIKFDINTICSLYLKQNLEQNNINFTTLGFGEIEIEDNIDAEALDNLKTKLAPCGFEVVENQKSVLVQKIKDAIIELVFMDDSNNYKSSVFLAEKLNHSYGYLSNVFSEVTYSSIENFIILQKIERAKQLIIINEMSLTEIAFLLNYSSVAHLSTQFKNTTGITPSAFQRIIKKRRENLK, encoded by the coding sequence ATGAAACTATTTATAAAGTTCGACATAAATACAATTTGCTCTCTTTATTTGAAACAAAATCTGGAACAAAATAATATTAATTTTACTACTCTGGGATTTGGAGAAATCGAGATTGAAGACAATATAGATGCCGAAGCACTGGATAATTTAAAAACTAAATTAGCTCCATGCGGTTTTGAAGTAGTTGAAAATCAGAAAAGTGTTTTGGTCCAAAAGATTAAAGATGCAATTATTGAACTTGTTTTTATGGACGACAGTAATAATTATAAAAGTTCTGTGTTTTTGGCCGAAAAGTTAAACCACAGCTATGGTTATTTATCTAATGTTTTCTCAGAAGTAACCTATTCTTCTATTGAAAACTTTATTATTTTACAGAAAATTGAAAGAGCAAAACAATTGATTATTATCAATGAAATGAGTCTGACCGAAATTGCCTTTTTACTAAACTACTCGAGTGTTGCCCATTTGAGTACGCAGTTTAAAAACACAACCGGAATTACTCCGTCTGCTTTTCAGAGAATTATCAAGAAACGAAGAGAAAATTTAAAATAA
- a CDS encoding CsbD family protein, whose protein sequence is MNTTEIKGNWNELKGKLKQKYAELTDDDLMFAEGKEDEMYGRLQQKLGKTKEEFHKILSDL, encoded by the coding sequence ATGAATACTACTGAAATAAAAGGAAACTGGAACGAGTTAAAAGGAAAATTAAAGCAAAAATATGCTGAATTAACAGATGATGATTTGATGTTTGCTGAAGGAAAAGAAGACGAAATGTACGGAAGACTTCAGCAAAAATTGGGGAAAACTAAAGAAGAATTCCACAAAATCCTGTCAGATTTGTAA
- a CDS encoding Dps family protein, whose product MSPNIGITSKNLKKSAAILATILSNEMTLYVKTRKFHWNISGNSFMELHKLFEEQYRILEAQIDEVAERINQLGEKTIGTMKEFIENSTLKESPKEYASQKHMLSELLENHEQLVTEFRGYIPVFENETNDAGSADFVTGLLQEHEKMAWILRRYQV is encoded by the coding sequence ATGAGCCCTAATATCGGAATTACATCAAAAAACCTAAAAAAGAGTGCTGCAATATTAGCCACGATTTTATCTAACGAAATGACTTTATATGTAAAAACCAGAAAATTTCACTGGAATATTTCTGGAAACAGCTTTATGGAATTACATAAGCTGTTTGAAGAACAATACCGAATTCTTGAAGCCCAAATCGACGAAGTTGCCGAAAGAATCAATCAACTGGGCGAAAAAACAATTGGCACCATGAAAGAGTTTATTGAAAATTCTACTCTTAAAGAATCTCCTAAAGAATATGCTTCGCAAAAACATATGTTGTCTGAACTTTTAGAAAACCACGAACAACTAGTAACGGAATTCAGAGGTTATATTCCTGTTTTTGAAAACGAAACCAACGATGCCGGTTCTGCCGATTTTGTTACAGGATTGCTTCAGGAACACGAAAAAATGGCGTGGATTTTAAGACGCTATCAGGTTTAA
- the pyrF gene encoding orotidine-5'-phosphate decarboxylase, whose amino-acid sequence MTTQQLHEQILQKKSFLCVGLDPDLAKMPQHLLESEDPIFEFNKAIIDATHDLTVGYKPNTAFFEAYGIKGWMSLQKTINYINENYPDIFTIADAKRGDIGNTSSMYAKAFFEDLNFDSVTVAPYMGKDSVEPFLAFENKHTIMLALTSNEGAFDFQTLNTNGKELYKQVLETSKTWKNSENLMYVVGATKAEYFTEIRKIVPDSFLLVPGIGAQGGSLSEVCKYGMNDKVGLLVNSARAIIYASKGTDFAEKAREEALKVQQEMEEIINSKA is encoded by the coding sequence ATGACAACACAACAACTACACGAACAAATTCTTCAAAAAAAATCATTTTTATGCGTTGGTTTAGATCCGGATCTTGCTAAAATGCCACAGCATTTATTAGAATCAGAAGATCCAATTTTTGAATTTAATAAAGCGATAATCGATGCTACTCATGATTTGACTGTTGGTTACAAACCGAATACAGCATTTTTTGAAGCATACGGAATAAAAGGATGGATGTCTTTGCAAAAAACAATCAATTACATCAACGAAAATTATCCTGATATTTTTACCATTGCAGATGCAAAACGTGGTGATATCGGCAATACCTCAAGCATGTATGCCAAAGCTTTTTTTGAAGATTTGAATTTTGATAGTGTAACAGTTGCTCCTTACATGGGAAAAGATTCTGTTGAGCCTTTCTTGGCTTTCGAAAATAAACATACCATCATGCTGGCTTTAACTTCTAATGAAGGTGCTTTCGATTTTCAGACTTTAAATACTAATGGAAAAGAATTGTACAAACAGGTTTTGGAAACTTCTAAAACCTGGAAAAACAGCGAAAATCTGATGTATGTTGTTGGTGCAACAAAAGCCGAATATTTTACCGAAATCAGAAAAATTGTTCCGGATAGTTTTTTATTAGTTCCGGGAATTGGTGCTCAGGGCGGCAGTTTGTCTGAAGTTTGTAAATACGGAATGAATGATAAAGTAGGTCTTTTAGTAAATTCTGCAAGAGCGATCATCTACGCTTCTAAAGGAACTGATTTTGCTGAAAAGGCCAGAGAAGAGGCTTTGAAAGTGCAACAAGAAATGGAAGAGATTATTAATTCCAAAGCATAA
- a CDS encoding ABC transporter substrate-binding protein — protein MKQFQDQLGTIHSFETTPKRIVSLVPSQTELLYDLGLEDKIIGITKFCVHPFHFKSTKKIVGGTKKIHFEKIKLLQPDIIICNKEENTEEIVNQLKEICPVWVTNIVSIEDNFQMISDFGQLFNCRTEAQKWNNKLTFALSDFKNYIKEIKEKKAAYFIWKDPYMVAGKDTYINELLKLNHFKNIYEDKGRYPEIELRKMRLEGDPDIVFLSSEPYPFKEEDAFEIGRFTHHAKTIFVDGEMFSWHGSRLSKAFSYFKLLQERLKN, from the coding sequence ATGAAACAATTTCAAGACCAATTAGGAACGATTCATTCTTTTGAAACAACTCCAAAAAGAATTGTTTCGCTGGTTCCTTCCCAAACAGAATTATTGTATGATTTAGGTTTAGAAGATAAAATTATCGGAATAACGAAGTTTTGTGTCCATCCGTTTCATTTTAAGTCTACCAAAAAGATTGTCGGTGGAACAAAGAAAATTCATTTTGAAAAAATCAAATTGCTGCAGCCGGATATTATCATTTGTAATAAAGAAGAGAATACCGAAGAAATTGTGAATCAGTTAAAAGAAATCTGTCCGGTTTGGGTTACGAATATTGTTTCAATCGAAGACAATTTTCAAATGATTTCAGATTTCGGACAATTATTCAATTGCAGAACCGAAGCTCAAAAGTGGAACAACAAATTGACTTTCGCTTTAAGCGATTTCAAAAATTACATAAAAGAGATTAAGGAAAAGAAAGCAGCTTATTTTATCTGGAAAGACCCATATATGGTTGCCGGAAAGGATACGTATATAAATGAGCTGTTAAAACTTAATCATTTTAAAAACATCTACGAAGACAAAGGCCGTTATCCTGAAATCGAATTAAGGAAAATGCGTTTGGAAGGCGATCCGGATATTGTTTTCTTGTCATCAGAACCGTATCCTTTTAAAGAAGAAGATGCTTTCGAAATCGGAAGATTTACGCATCATGCCAAGACTATTTTCGTAGACGGCGAAATGTTCTCCTGGCATGGAAGCCGATTATCAAAGGCTTTTTCTTATTTTAAATTGTTACAGGAAAGACTTAAAAATTAG
- a CDS encoding catalase, producing the protein MDSSKKLTTATGTPVPDNQNIQTAGPRGPVLLQDFWFLEKMAHFDREVIPERRMHAKGSGAYGTFTVTHDITKYTRADIFSEIGKKTEMFARFSTVAGERGAADAERDIRGFALKFYTNEGNWDLVGNNTPVFFFRDPMKFPDLNHAVKRDPKTNLRSADNNWDFWTLLPEALHQVTIVMSDRGIPKSYRQMHGFGSHTFSFINRQNERHYVKFHFVTQQGIDNLSDEEAAKLVGGDRESHQRDLFDAIEEGNFPKWKMFVQIMTEEQAENYRFHPFDLTKVWLKKDFPLIPVGEFELNKNPENYFAEVEQAAFNPAHVVPGISFSPDKMLQARLFSYGDAHRYRLGVNNFQIPVNASRCPYNTFHRDGAMRVDGNNGSKKHYEPNSFGEMQEQPEFKEPPLKLHGDAWAHNFRDDDNDYFSQPGLLFNLLTPEKKQLLFKNTAAQVGGAQKFIQVRHIRNCFKADPAYGEGVANALGMTMPEVDAFDDPRLAIVVR; encoded by the coding sequence ATGGATTCGAGTAAAAAATTAACAACTGCTACAGGAACTCCCGTTCCGGACAATCAAAACATTCAGACTGCAGGTCCTCGCGGACCCGTTTTATTACAGGATTTTTGGTTTTTAGAAAAGATGGCGCATTTTGACCGCGAAGTGATTCCCGAAAGAAGAATGCATGCCAAAGGATCTGGTGCGTATGGAACTTTTACCGTAACGCACGATATTACAAAATATACCAGAGCCGATATCTTTTCTGAGATAGGAAAAAAGACTGAAATGTTTGCCCGATTTTCGACAGTAGCGGGAGAAAGAGGTGCGGCAGATGCGGAAAGAGATATTAGAGGCTTTGCCTTGAAATTCTATACCAACGAAGGAAACTGGGATTTGGTAGGAAACAATACTCCGGTATTCTTTTTTCGCGACCCAATGAAATTTCCAGATCTGAACCATGCTGTAAAACGTGATCCAAAAACCAATTTAAGAAGTGCTGATAATAATTGGGACTTTTGGACACTATTACCGGAAGCTTTACATCAGGTTACCATTGTAATGAGCGACAGAGGAATTCCGAAATCTTACAGACAAATGCACGGATTTGGAAGTCATACTTTTAGTTTTATAAACAGACAAAATGAAAGGCATTATGTAAAATTTCATTTTGTAACCCAACAAGGTATTGACAATCTTTCTGATGAAGAAGCAGCAAAACTAGTTGGAGGCGACCGCGAAAGCCACCAAAGAGATTTGTTTGATGCTATTGAAGAAGGAAACTTCCCAAAATGGAAAATGTTTGTTCAGATTATGACAGAGGAACAAGCAGAGAATTATCGTTTTCATCCTTTCGATCTGACTAAAGTTTGGTTGAAAAAAGATTTCCCATTGATTCCTGTGGGAGAATTTGAACTAAACAAAAATCCGGAAAATTATTTTGCCGAAGTAGAACAGGCAGCTTTTAATCCGGCGCATGTGGTTCCGGGAATTAGTTTTTCTCCAGATAAAATGCTTCAGGCACGTTTGTTCTCTTACGGAGATGCACACCGATATCGTTTAGGAGTTAATAATTTCCAGATTCCGGTAAATGCATCAAGATGCCCGTATAATACTTTTCACAGAGACGGAGCAATGCGCGTTGATGGAAATAACGGTTCTAAAAAACATTACGAACCAAATAGCTTTGGCGAAATGCAGGAACAACCGGAATTTAAAGAACCGCCTTTAAAACTTCATGGCGATGCCTGGGCACATAATTTCAGGGATGATGATAATGATTATTTCTCTCAACCTGGATTATTGTTCAACTTGTTAACTCCAGAGAAAAAACAACTGTTATTCAAAAATACTGCAGCCCAAGTTGGTGGTGCACAAAAATTTATTCAGGTTCGCCACATCAGAAATTGCTTTAAAGCCGATCCTGCATACGGAGAAGGTGTAGCAAATGCTCTTGGAATGACGATGCCAGAAGTAGATGCCTTTGACGATCCGAGATTGGCGATTGTGGTTAGATAA
- the purU gene encoding formyltetrahydrofolate deformylase, with protein MQKITILIHCKDQKNIIASVTTFIAKVGGNITYIDQHVDVEQNVFFMRLECEFANSEITIESFKEDFDQTLASKFDMSWDLYSQEQKPKMALFVSKYDHCLFDILGRYSAGELNIEIPVIISNHNDLRSIAEKFDIPFHVVPFTKDNKEEGEAKQIELLKRYHIDFIVLARYMQIITPKLISLYENRIINIHHSFLPAFPGAKPYHSAFKRGVKIIGATSHYVTEELDEGPIIEQDIARVSHIHSVEDFIMKGRDLERIVLARAIKLHSQRKTMVYSNKTVVFS; from the coding sequence ATGCAAAAAATAACCATTTTAATTCACTGTAAAGACCAGAAAAACATTATCGCTTCCGTAACTACTTTTATTGCTAAAGTAGGCGGAAACATTACCTACATCGACCAACATGTTGATGTGGAGCAAAATGTATTTTTTATGCGATTGGAATGTGAATTTGCCAATTCTGAAATTACAATTGAAAGCTTTAAAGAAGACTTTGACCAAACGCTTGCATCAAAATTTGATATGTCCTGGGATTTGTACAGTCAGGAACAAAAACCTAAAATGGCATTGTTTGTTTCTAAATATGATCATTGTCTTTTTGATATTTTGGGTCGCTATAGTGCCGGTGAATTGAATATCGAAATTCCGGTTATTATAAGCAACCATAATGATTTAAGATCAATAGCTGAAAAATTTGACATTCCGTTTCACGTTGTTCCTTTTACTAAAGACAATAAAGAAGAAGGCGAAGCCAAACAAATTGAGTTATTAAAAAGGTACCACATTGATTTTATTGTTTTAGCGCGCTATATGCAAATTATCACTCCAAAACTGATTTCACTTTACGAAAACAGAATCATCAATATTCATCACTCGTTTTTACCTGCTTTCCCGGGAGCTAAGCCTTATCATTCTGCTTTTAAACGCGGTGTAAAAATTATTGGTGCCACAAGTCATTACGTAACCGAAGAACTGGACGAAGGTCCGATTATCGAACAGGATATTGCAAGAGTTTCGCATATTCACTCTGTAGAAGATTTTATCATGAAAGGACGAGATTTGGAAAGAATCGTTTTAGCAAGAGCTATAAAATTACATTCTCAACGAAAAACAATGGTTTATAGCAACAAAACGGTGGTTTTTTCTTAG
- a CDS encoding DUF4197 domain-containing protein: MKKIFLLAVTFSLTSCAQVQQTLNQLPQIASQIPTTGTVDIASGLKEALNKGITEQVSKLTAVDGFYKNEVVKILMPEELQKVDATLRKVGLSSLADEGIKMLNRAAEDAVKEATPIFVSAVKNMSFTDAKNILLGNDSAATSYLQNSTTTALYGKFNPVIKSSFEKVGADVVWKNIITKYNTIPLVKKVNPDLTDYTTNQALAGVFKMIAVEEKEIRNDISARTTPLLQKVFAMQDGK; the protein is encoded by the coding sequence ATGAAAAAGATTTTTCTATTAGCCGTTACATTTTCTCTAACGTCTTGCGCACAGGTACAACAGACTTTAAATCAATTGCCTCAGATAGCATCTCAGATTCCAACAACAGGAACTGTAGATATTGCTTCAGGATTGAAGGAAGCTTTAAACAAAGGAATCACAGAACAAGTAAGCAAATTAACTGCTGTTGACGGATTCTATAAAAATGAAGTTGTAAAAATATTAATGCCGGAAGAATTACAAAAAGTAGATGCAACACTACGCAAAGTAGGTTTAAGCTCACTGGCTGATGAAGGAATCAAAATGCTGAACCGTGCTGCTGAAGATGCTGTGAAAGAAGCAACTCCTATTTTTGTTTCTGCGGTTAAAAACATGAGTTTTACAGATGCTAAAAACATCCTTTTAGGAAACGACAGCGCTGCAACTAGTTATTTGCAAAATAGTACAACAACAGCTTTGTATGGTAAATTTAATCCTGTGATTAAAAGTTCTTTTGAAAAAGTAGGCGCCGATGTAGTCTGGAAAAACATTATCACAAAATACAACACTATTCCATTAGTAAAAAAAGTAAATCCGGATTTGACTGATTATACAACAAATCAGGCTTTGGCAGGTGTTTTTAAAATGATTGCTGTGGAAGAAAAAGAAATAAGAAATGATATTTCTGCCAGAACAACACCTTTATTACAAAAGGTTTTTGCTATGCAGGATGGAAAATAA